In the genome of Ignavibacteriales bacterium, one region contains:
- a CDS encoding F0F1 ATP synthase subunit epsilon has protein sequence MASLNLEIITPSKSVFTGEIKSITIPGTSGSFQVLANHAPLISTFEIGEIKIEDVQSRKLSYSTAGGTVEISNNKVLVLADSLELVDNIDIQRALNSKERAENRLANKSVENIDVARAEASLARAINRIKLSEKYSAVK, from the coding sequence ATGGCGTCTTTAAATCTTGAAATAATTACACCATCAAAATCTGTTTTTACAGGCGAGATAAAATCAATAACCATCCCCGGAACAAGTGGAAGTTTCCAGGTTCTGGCGAATCATGCACCTTTGATCAGCACATTTGAAATAGGTGAGATAAAAATTGAGGATGTCCAATCCAGGAAACTGTCATACTCAACTGCCGGCGGTACTGTTGAGATCAGCAATAATAAAGTACTTGTACTTGCTGACTCTCTTGAACTTGTGGACAACATTGATATTCAACGTGCTTTGAATTCCAAGGAGAGAGCTGAAAACAGATTAGCAAATAAATCGGTTGAAAATATTGATGTAGCAAGAGCAGAGGCGTCTTTAGCCCGGGCAATTAACCGTATCAAACTTTCAGAAAAATATTCAGCAGTAAAATAA
- the atpD gene encoding F0F1 ATP synthase subunit beta codes for MSEFKGKILQVIGPVIDIEFEAGQLPKIYNAIRIPHTTTEGVTGDLTAEVQQHLGEDRVRAVAMDSTDGLVRGMDAFDEGKPISVPVGPETLGRLINVTGNGIDGLGEIKTKSSYPIHRPAPLFKSLSTKTEIFETGIKVIDLIEPYSKGGKTGLFGGAGVGKTVIIQELIHNIAQEHGGYSVFAGVGERTREGNDLWLEMKESGVLSKTALVFGQMNEPPGARLRVALTGLTIAEYFREEEGRDVLLFIDNIFRFTQAGSEVSALLGRMPSAVGYQPNLATEMGALQERITSTDKGSITSVQAIYVPADDLTDPAPAAAFAHLDATTVLSRQISELGIYPAVDPLDSTSRILEPGILGQEHYDVARRCKEILQQYKDLQDIINILGMDELSDDDKIVVRRARRIQRFFSQPFHVAEQFTGFKGKYVKLEDTIRGFKGIIDGHYDDLPESAFMYVGTIEEAVEKAKSMK; via the coding sequence ATGAGCGAATTTAAGGGTAAAATACTCCAGGTTATCGGTCCTGTTATAGATATCGAATTTGAAGCAGGACAGCTTCCAAAAATTTATAACGCAATCAGAATACCACACACAACAACTGAAGGTGTTACAGGCGATCTGACCGCCGAAGTTCAGCAGCATCTTGGTGAAGACAGAGTACGGGCTGTTGCGATGGACAGTACAGACGGTCTCGTGAGAGGTATGGATGCCTTTGATGAAGGTAAACCAATTTCAGTACCTGTAGGACCCGAAACTCTTGGTCGTTTGATCAATGTTACAGGAAACGGAATCGATGGTCTTGGAGAAATAAAAACAAAATCTTCCTACCCGATACACAGACCCGCTCCATTATTTAAAAGTTTGTCTACCAAAACTGAAATTTTTGAAACCGGTATAAAAGTAATTGATCTTATTGAGCCTTACTCAAAAGGTGGTAAAACCGGTTTGTTCGGTGGCGCTGGTGTAGGTAAGACAGTTATTATACAGGAATTGATTCACAACATTGCACAAGAACACGGCGGGTATTCTGTATTTGCAGGAGTTGGGGAAAGAACCCGTGAAGGTAACGACCTTTGGTTAGAAATGAAGGAGTCGGGAGTATTAAGCAAAACTGCACTTGTATTTGGTCAGATGAATGAACCACCTGGAGCACGTTTGAGAGTTGCACTAACCGGTTTGACTATCGCTGAATATTTTCGTGAAGAAGAAGGAAGAGATGTTCTTCTCTTTATTGATAACATATTCCGTTTTACACAGGCCGGTTCAGAAGTATCTGCATTACTCGGACGTATGCCTTCAGCAGTTGGCTACCAGCCAAACTTAGCAACGGAAATGGGTGCGTTACAGGAAAGAATCACTTCAACTGATAAGGGTTCAATTACTTCTGTACAAGCAATTTATGTCCCGGCAGATGATTTAACAGATCCGGCACCTGCTGCGGCATTTGCTCACCTTGATGCGACAACAGTATTAAGCCGTCAGATTTCGGAATTAGGTATTTATCCTGCTGTTGATCCGCTTGATTCAACATCCAGGATTCTTGAACCTGGTATACTTGGTCAGGAGCATTATGATGTTGCAAGAAGATGTAAAGAGATTCTTCAGCAGTACAAAGATCTCCAGGATATTATAAACATTCTCGGTATGGATGAGCTTTCTGATGATGATAAAATAGTTGTGCGAAGAGCAAGAAGAATTCAGAGATTTTTCAGCCAGCCTTTCCATGTTGCTGAACAGTTTACCGGATTTAAAGGAAAGTATGTTAAACTTGAAGACACTATCCGTGGATTCAAAGGAATAATTGACGGACATTACGATGATCTTCCAGAGTCAGCATTTATGTACGTCGGTACAATTGAAGAAGCTGTAGAAAAAGCAAAGAGTATGAAATAA
- a CDS encoding T9SS type A sorting domain-containing protein: MKKILFLIVLLYLPGMNAQTVQRARVLAYNLLAYPESYETRNPYYSLIINNLEPDIVVINEVTSSFGQQKFLDDVLGSDFTAAPYTDGYDSDNQLYYKDSLFTLLGFLVINTSLRQIDHYILQHNFTGDTLRVFAAHLKAGQGTAEEQQRLSEVTALRNRTDALPSGSNFIFVGDFNLYTSGEAAYQKLLDQTSPGYLLDPLNRPGNWNNNSSFADIHTQSTRLSQVINNGSTGGLDDRFDFILISQSVKDSGGVYYLPGTFRAYGNDGLHFNKSVNVEPFTLVSQQTADALYYASDHLPVFADFEFQSTPTSVDENLLTLREFILEQNYPNPFNPETKIKFTVPYINPNREFSHQTSLKVFDVLGNEIITLVNEHKLPGVYEVDFYGENLSSGIYFYRLQSGDFIDTKKMVLIK, translated from the coding sequence ATGAAAAAAATTCTATTCCTTATTGTCTTGCTGTACTTACCCGGAATGAACGCGCAAACAGTCCAGCGTGCGCGTGTACTTGCCTATAATTTACTTGCATATCCTGAAAGCTATGAAACAAGGAATCCTTATTACTCATTGATAATAAATAATCTTGAACCGGATATAGTTGTTATTAATGAAGTGACGAGCAGCTTCGGTCAGCAAAAATTTTTAGATGATGTGCTTGGTTCTGATTTTACTGCAGCGCCTTACACCGACGGATATGATTCTGATAATCAGCTTTACTATAAGGATTCGCTTTTTACACTGCTTGGTTTTCTGGTTATCAATACTTCACTCAGACAGATTGATCATTACATCCTTCAACATAATTTTACGGGTGATACATTAAGAGTTTTTGCTGCACATCTTAAAGCAGGGCAGGGTACTGCTGAAGAACAGCAGAGGCTTTCAGAAGTGACTGCTTTACGGAACCGGACTGATGCACTGCCGTCAGGAAGTAATTTTATTTTTGTCGGGGATTTTAATCTGTACACTTCAGGCGAAGCGGCATATCAAAAATTACTTGATCAGACATCGCCGGGATATCTTCTTGATCCTTTGAATAGACCAGGCAACTGGAATAACAACAGTTCGTTTGCAGATATTCATACTCAATCAACACGCCTGAGTCAGGTTATAAACAACGGCTCAACCGGCGGGCTTGATGACAGGTTTGACTTCATTTTGATTTCTCAGTCAGTTAAGGATAGCGGAGGGGTTTATTATCTCCCAGGTACTTTCAGAGCGTATGGAAATGACGGACTTCATTTTAATAAATCAGTAAACGTAGAGCCGTTCACTTTAGTATCTCAGCAAACTGCCGATGCTTTATATTATGCATCCGATCATCTTCCGGTATTTGCTGACTTTGAATTCCAGTCAACACCAACTTCTGTGGATGAAAATCTTTTAACCTTACGGGAATTTATTCTTGAACAAAATTATCCTAATCCATTTAACCCGGAAACAAAAATTAAATTTACGGTGCCTTACATAAATCCAAATCGTGAATTCAGTCATCAAACATCCCTAAAAGTATTTGATGTACTTGGTAATGAAATCATCACGCTTGTTAATGAACACAAATTGCCCGGAGTTTATGAAGTTGATTTTTATGGGGAAAATTTATCAAGTGGAATTTATTTTTACCGGTTACAATCCGGCGATTTCATTGATACAAAGAAGATGGTATTAATAAAATAG
- a CDS encoding T9SS type A sorting domain-containing protein, with protein MKYIYIILFCLILSSSTFSQSVFINEIYNSSGNDEWIELLVVEENVDLRNFELRDFNSSGVAQQPLVFSNHTLWSNLRKGTIVVVAKAENSFAEDFDASDYVVTIKGNNALYFSGTVFSIAGSSEAVQIRNSSQQHVFGVSWGSANANSLTAPKVHFSGSSTSNTSIIFNEDSVPELTSTTNWTMNATASRGTGNTPTNINWILSLRAQPHGSGTVNLNPAVVSGDSLLTLNFKYNRDVNYNINRLKIIFPSVFSWSQSSAQVGTTNFTSSINVNGDTIEFTNVSFSADSVFISIADVTTPVFTGNYRFSFQSGIDTLIAEVSPSPLLTVYGASIPIAQAKINDENGIGIYLGDLVTIRGVVTVANQFGSPGYIQDNSGGISIFGSDFSNAVQIGDEVLVSGTITQFNGLNQLEFPLLHSVISSGNSVEPLLATPTQLSNDGINGIENYEGRLVRVNGVLVSELNGTPVANWAYKNYMLTGSSTSDTVQIRIDNNTQIIGMVAPAGRFDVVGVLSQFKTALPFIGGYQLMPRIPSEIISDGPIIEKFPEEVDLTSSSITLEWHTINPGTSRIRYGLTTDYELGIISPDDDLRTIHNVTISGLNTATIYNVQAFSVAGTDTSFSGNLVSSTTSASPTTGEMNIYFNKNVNTSVSSGINANENADFTSILINRINNAKRSVDVALYSLSGGVGASIATALVNAKNRGVKVRVIGEYDTRTTAPWTTITSAGIPYINDRFGNNDGSGLHHNKFFVIDYRGGAADSVWVLTGSWNPTDPGTNEDAQNFLEIQDVALAGAFTLEFNEQWGSNTDTPNSVNSRFGSRKLNNTPHNFIVAGRKIQCYFSPSDQTTLQIGKTLSKSEKSINSSILTFTRRELADTVIAVKNRGNKARVILSNNTDTGTQFAYLQSNGVDIRLKGFSSGLLHHKYAIVDAEPFGFTPYVITGSHNWSSSAENSNDENTLIIQDAQTANFYLQEFAARYYEAGGTDSIYIITSVVDELEIPKHFSLSQNYPNPFNPTTTIKVAIPVTQEIQLDVFNVLGEKVRTLYNGLANAGILTVEFDASNLSSGVYFYRLNAEQFSEVKKLLLLK; from the coding sequence ATGAAATACATTTACATCATCCTGTTTTGTCTGATTCTCTCTTCTTCAACTTTCTCCCAATCAGTATTCATCAATGAGATATACAACTCAAGCGGAAATGATGAGTGGATTGAACTATTGGTTGTTGAAGAAAATGTTGACCTGAGAAATTTTGAGCTTCGGGATTTCAACAGCAGTGGCGTTGCCCAGCAGCCGCTTGTATTTTCAAATCATACACTATGGAGTAACCTTAGAAAAGGAACAATTGTCGTTGTCGCAAAAGCTGAAAATTCCTTTGCTGAAGATTTTGATGCAAGCGATTATGTAGTAACAATTAAAGGTAATAATGCTTTATATTTTTCAGGAACTGTATTTTCAATAGCAGGCAGTTCAGAGGCAGTACAAATCAGGAACAGTTCACAGCAGCATGTATTTGGAGTTTCATGGGGATCGGCAAATGCAAACAGCCTTACAGCGCCTAAGGTACATTTCAGTGGTTCTTCAACAAGTAATACTTCAATAATTTTTAATGAAGATAGTGTTCCTGAATTAACATCGACAACCAATTGGACGATGAACGCAACTGCTTCAAGAGGTACAGGAAACACTCCTACAAACATTAACTGGATTCTTTCATTAAGAGCACAACCACATGGTTCCGGTACTGTCAATCTAAATCCTGCAGTTGTATCCGGCGATTCACTTTTAACTTTAAACTTTAAATATAACCGTGATGTTAATTACAATATTAATCGATTGAAAATTATTTTCCCTTCTGTATTTAGCTGGTCGCAAAGTTCTGCGCAAGTTGGAACTACAAATTTTACATCGTCAATCAACGTCAATGGTGATACAATTGAATTCACTAATGTTTCATTTTCTGCTGACTCAGTTTTTATTTCAATCGCAGATGTAACAACCCCCGTATTCACAGGAAATTACAGATTTAGTTTTCAGTCAGGCATCGATACTTTAATAGCTGAAGTGAGTCCATCACCATTACTGACAGTTTACGGTGCATCAATACCAATTGCACAGGCTAAAATCAACGATGAAAATGGAATAGGCATTTATCTTGGCGATCTGGTTACAATTCGTGGAGTAGTAACTGTTGCGAATCAGTTTGGAAGTCCGGGTTATATACAGGATAACAGCGGTGGTATTTCGATTTTTGGATCTGATTTTTCAAACGCAGTTCAGATTGGTGATGAAGTACTTGTATCGGGAACAATCACTCAGTTTAACGGATTAAATCAACTTGAATTTCCTTTACTTCATTCGGTGATCAGCAGCGGCAATTCTGTTGAACCGTTACTCGCAACACCGACACAATTAAGCAACGACGGGATAAATGGAATTGAAAATTATGAAGGACGCTTAGTTCGTGTTAACGGAGTTTTAGTAAGTGAACTGAACGGAACTCCCGTTGCGAACTGGGCATATAAAAATTATATGTTAACAGGTTCAAGTACATCAGATACTGTTCAGATAAGAATTGATAACAACACACAAATAATCGGTATGGTTGCGCCTGCAGGCAGGTTCGATGTAGTGGGTGTATTAAGCCAGTTTAAAACGGCTTTGCCTTTTATAGGAGGATATCAGTTGATGCCGAGAATTCCATCTGAAATAATTTCCGACGGACCAATAATTGAAAAATTTCCGGAAGAGGTTGATTTGACTTCAAGTTCAATTACGCTTGAATGGCATACGATTAATCCCGGCACTTCACGAATCAGATATGGCTTAACAACTGACTACGAACTTGGTATTATAAGTCCTGATGATGACCTGAGGACAATACATAATGTTACTATAAGCGGGCTTAACACTGCAACTATCTATAATGTTCAGGCGTTTTCGGTAGCAGGAACCGACACAAGTTTTTCAGGGAATCTTGTTTCAAGTACTACTTCGGCATCCCCGACTACCGGCGAGATGAATATTTATTTTAATAAAAATGTGAACACAAGTGTTTCTTCCGGTATCAATGCAAATGAAAATGCTGATTTTACATCTATATTAATTAACAGGATAAATAATGCAAAGAGATCAGTTGACGTTGCATTATACAGCTTAAGTGGGGGAGTTGGTGCTTCTATTGCAACTGCTTTAGTAAATGCCAAAAATCGTGGTGTAAAAGTCCGCGTAATCGGTGAATATGATACAAGAACAACAGCACCTTGGACAACAATTACTTCTGCAGGAATTCCTTATATCAATGACAGGTTTGGTAATAATGATGGAAGTGGTCTGCATCATAATAAATTTTTTGTGATAGATTACAGAGGCGGTGCGGCTGACAGTGTATGGGTATTAACAGGTTCATGGAATCCAACCGATCCGGGAACAAATGAAGATGCGCAAAACTTTTTGGAGATTCAGGATGTCGCATTAGCAGGGGCATTCACTCTTGAATTTAATGAACAGTGGGGAAGTAATACGGATACTCCAAATTCAGTCAATTCAAGATTCGGTTCAAGAAAATTGAATAACACTCCTCACAACTTTATTGTTGCCGGCAGAAAAATACAATGTTATTTCAGCCCAAGCGATCAAACAACATTGCAAATTGGAAAAACGCTGTCCAAATCTGAAAAATCAATCAACTCATCTATCCTGACTTTTACACGAAGAGAACTTGCGGATACTGTTATTGCAGTTAAGAACCGTGGAAATAAAGCGAGGGTTATTCTTAGTAACAATACAGATACGGGAACACAATTCGCGTATTTGCAATCCAATGGTGTGGATATTAGACTAAAAGGATTTTCATCAGGATTACTCCATCATAAATACGCCATAGTTGATGCTGAACCATTTGGATTCACGCCTTATGTAATTACCGGTTCGCATAACTGGTCATCATCTGCTGAAAACAGTAATGATGAAAACACTTTGATAATACAGGACGCACAGACTGCTAATTTTTATTTGCAGGAGTTTGCTGCAAGGTATTATGAAGCAGGTGGTACCGATTCGATTTATATTATTACAAGTGTCGTGGATGAATTAGAAATCCCGAAACATTTTTCTTTATCTCAGAATTATCCAAACCCGTTTAATCCAACAACTACAATCAAGGTAGCAATACCAGTTACACAGGAAATTCAACTTGATGTATTTAATGTTCTGGGAGAGAAAGTTCGTACTTTATATAACGGTTTAGCCAATGCTGGAATACTTACCGTAGAATTCGATGCCTCCAATCTTTCGAGCGGAGTATATTTTTATAGGTTGAATGCAGAACAGTTTTCAGAGGTCAAGAAATTGTTATTATTAAAATAG
- a CDS encoding PorV/PorQ family protein: MKKYLQIILIFLTVCSSNSFAQLFPVLGGQRAGISTAQFLKIGVGGRATALGDAFVAIANDASALYWNPAGLVQFEKNQVIFSHNSWVVDINHDFVGAVYHLDGTNSFGLSLTTLGMDEMPVTTEFAPFGTGEYFSYKDLAIAVTYSRKMTEQFSFGGTVRYIEETLDKLKMRGFMVDLGTYYWTGLGSTRFAVTVSNFGNNLAPDGDVVLVGKRNISEWQSFAPPTIFRIGFAFEPYENEEHKVTTSIQLNHPNDNSENLSTGAEYNWKNILFIRGGYKFNVEEQNYTFGAGLNAPVSIAELTLDYAYSNFSRLGSAHRFSIILGL; this comes from the coding sequence ATGAAAAAATATCTACAGATAATTTTAATATTCTTAACAGTTTGTTCATCGAATTCATTTGCACAATTGTTTCCTGTGCTTGGCGGTCAGCGTGCGGGAATTTCAACTGCACAGTTCTTAAAAATCGGAGTCGGTGGAAGAGCAACCGCATTGGGTGATGCATTTGTTGCAATCGCTAATGATGCATCAGCGTTGTATTGGAATCCTGCCGGGTTGGTGCAGTTTGAAAAGAACCAGGTTATTTTTTCGCACAATAGCTGGGTTGTTGATATCAATCATGATTTTGTCGGTGCAGTTTATCATCTTGACGGTACCAATTCTTTCGGTCTTTCATTAACAACACTTGGTATGGATGAAATGCCGGTGACCACAGAGTTCGCACCATTTGGAACAGGTGAATACTTCAGTTACAAGGATCTTGCTATAGCTGTCACTTATTCCCGAAAGATGACCGAACAATTCAGTTTTGGAGGTACTGTAAGATATATCGAAGAGACATTGGACAAACTGAAAATGCGCGGATTTATGGTTGATCTTGGAACTTATTACTGGACGGGACTTGGTTCAACAAGATTTGCGGTTACAGTTTCAAACTTCGGGAATAATCTTGCGCCTGATGGTGATGTTGTTCTCGTTGGTAAAAGAAATATATCAGAATGGCAATCCTTTGCTCCTCCTACAATTTTCAGAATCGGTTTTGCGTTTGAACCATACGAGAACGAAGAACATAAAGTTACAACCTCAATTCAGTTAAACCATCCGAATGATAACAGTGAAAATCTTTCGACCGGTGCTGAATACAATTGGAAAAATATTCTCTTCATACGGGGTGGTTATAAATTTAATGTCGAAGAACAGAACTACACATTCGGTGCGGGACTTAATGCCCCGGTATCAATCGCAGAACTGACACTTGATTATGCGTACTCAAATTTTTCGCGGCTTGGTTCAGCACACAGATTTTCTATAATACTTGGACTATAG
- a CDS encoding TonB-dependent receptor translates to MKNLMMVLLFILAGFSFAQQSGRITGTVKDSSNNETLPGVNVIIKGTYYGAATDISGNFKIENINPGIYNLEISLIGYKGVQYTGLQIEANKTVQLDVKLQETVLTLGQDVVVIGEKPLMDVEETQSKRTVTREDLEIAIVENIADVVTQQAGVIKSDNSIHIRGGRSYENAFLLDGVSVQDPLAGTGFGLQLSANSIEEVEVITGGYNAEFGQATSGVVNVKTREGSTKYSGSVSYKKDNFGNTESFNVFNLDIVEANLSGPEPITSALLPALGLNIPGELTFFGSFYLGISDGITQGYFKPTANQLVSSSFYGSRFAPRAENSWFWLGKLTYKYSPTLKFTYSFNQSLNINQNSQSLQSNLEYVEPSPGYQYEYQNILDQANTFTHNNKYHSVGVTHTLNPKTFYEFKVNHFYTNLRADANGLNFNQYTEPKDITNFPIEYYNINRDTIGVIPGDGFWDTGNPFTWRDHYLEEISIRGDLTSFFDEKNKFKAGFNFQFQEMQVIDIYKPWIGELGLNNDIYKVHPAIGSFYAQDNINFSGMILNFGLRFDYWFPGKYVDDAVNNPDVVTIPDETRENYKNDTFGWFGDRRWKARLSPRLGISHPVSDNQTLFFSYGHFSKWPKPQFIYAKLNPLNAQSSFQRFGNPNLNPETTVAYELGLRTQFSNDDVLTVTTYYKDIFDYVSTRTARITSARFATQRFITYVNSDYARSRGVELEYKKRMGKWFSGTLSLSYAIITGKSSSADEGVLVLQGDLNESIKEEYMSWDRPFTGSLSTSFYVEKDNPLFGFGTGILDDYNIYVRFFYQSGKRYTPAVFTGSYDSKGRPEYEFIRTERNTGIGENWFWIDLNFEKYFALSGIKFSVFMEVNNLLDTKNSAIINPVTGEAYEFGDDVPSSWNDPRFPDLQAPISAYPYNPARYLTRRNIKFGVSVRF, encoded by the coding sequence ATGAAGAACTTAATGATGGTTCTCCTATTTATTCTCGCAGGATTTTCATTTGCACAGCAAAGCGGCAGAATAACCGGTACTGTAAAAGACTCTTCAAACAACGAAACCTTACCCGGTGTTAACGTTATCATCAAAGGTACATATTACGGCGCGGCGACGGATATCAGTGGTAATTTTAAAATAGAAAATATAAATCCGGGTATTTATAATCTTGAGATTTCACTGATCGGATATAAAGGAGTTCAATACACTGGACTTCAGATTGAAGCAAATAAAACTGTTCAACTTGATGTGAAGTTGCAGGAGACGGTTCTTACGCTCGGTCAGGATGTTGTGGTTATCGGTGAAAAACCTTTGATGGATGTTGAAGAAACACAAAGCAAACGAACCGTAACTCGTGAAGATCTGGAAATAGCAATAGTTGAAAACATAGCTGATGTTGTAACTCAACAGGCTGGAGTAATAAAATCCGATAACTCAATTCACATTCGCGGCGGAAGATCCTATGAAAACGCGTTTCTGCTCGATGGTGTTTCTGTGCAGGATCCGCTTGCCGGTACTGGCTTTGGTTTGCAGTTAAGTGCAAATTCAATTGAAGAAGTTGAAGTGATAACCGGTGGTTATAATGCTGAATTCGGACAGGCAACTTCCGGAGTTGTGAATGTTAAGACAAGAGAAGGAAGTACTAAGTATAGCGGAAGTGTTTCCTACAAAAAGGATAATTTCGGTAACACTGAATCATTTAACGTATTTAATCTTGACATTGTTGAGGCGAACCTCAGCGGTCCCGAACCAATTACATCGGCTTTACTTCCGGCATTAGGTTTAAATATTCCCGGTGAACTTACTTTCTTCGGAAGTTTTTATCTGGGTATTAGTGATGGAATAACACAAGGATATTTCAAACCGACTGCGAATCAATTAGTATCATCCAGTTTTTATGGAAGCAGGTTTGCGCCGCGAGCAGAGAATAGCTGGTTCTGGCTTGGTAAGTTGACTTATAAATATTCACCCACACTTAAGTTCACTTATTCATTCAACCAATCGCTGAACATAAATCAGAATTCTCAATCACTTCAGTCAAATCTTGAATATGTTGAACCAAGTCCCGGTTATCAGTATGAGTATCAGAATATTCTTGACCAGGCAAATACTTTTACACACAACAATAAATATCATTCAGTCGGAGTAACGCATACACTTAATCCGAAAACATTTTATGAGTTTAAAGTAAATCATTTTTATACTAATCTTCGTGCTGATGCAAACGGACTTAACTTTAATCAGTACACAGAACCAAAAGATATCACCAACTTCCCGATTGAATATTACAACATTAACAGGGATACCATCGGTGTTATTCCCGGCGACGGTTTCTGGGATACAGGTAATCCATTCACGTGGCGCGATCACTATCTTGAAGAAATTTCAATACGCGGGGATCTGACGAGTTTCTTTGATGAAAAAAATAAATTCAAAGCCGGTTTCAATTTTCAGTTCCAGGAAATGCAGGTGATCGACATTTATAAACCGTGGATTGGTGAACTTGGCTTGAACAATGATATTTATAAAGTGCATCCCGCTATCGGTTCTTTCTATGCACAGGATAATATTAATTTTAGCGGAATGATTCTCAACTTCGGATTGAGATTTGATTACTGGTTCCCGGGAAAATATGTCGATGATGCGGTCAACAATCCTGATGTCGTAACAATTCCGGATGAAACACGTGAGAATTATAAGAACGATACTTTCGGCTGGTTCGGCGATAGAAGATGGAAAGCAAGATTAAGTCCGAGACTCGGAATATCTCACCCTGTATCTGATAACCAGACATTGTTTTTTTCTTACGGACATTTTAGTAAATGGCCCAAGCCTCAGTTCATCTATGCAAAACTGAATCCGTTAAATGCTCAGTCATCTTTTCAAAGATTCGGTAATCCAAATCTTAACCCTGAAACAACGGTTGCGTATGAACTTGGATTGCGCACGCAATTCAGCAACGATGATGTATTGACTGTTACAACTTATTACAAAGATATATTTGATTATGTAAGCACACGCACTGCAAGAATAACCTCCGCAAGGTTTGCAACACAGAGATTTATCACTTATGTAAATTCAGACTATGCAAGGTCGCGCGGAGTTGAACTCGAATATAAAAAGAGAATGGGGAAATGGTTCTCAGGTACGTTGAGTTTATCTTATGCAATAATCACAGGTAAAAGCTCATCTGCTGATGAAGGTGTATTAGTTCTTCAGGGTGATTTAAATGAATCGATAAAAGAAGAATATATGTCCTGGGATCGTCCGTTTACGGGTTCGCTCTCAACCAGTTTTTATGTTGAGAAAGATAACCCGTTATTCGGGTTTGGCACCGGTATTCTTGATGACTACAATATTTACGTAAGATTTTTTTATCAGTCCGGCAAGCGGTATACACCAGCGGTATTCACAGGTAGTTACGATTCAAAAGGAAGACCTGAATACGAATTTATAAGAACAGAAAGGAATACCGGGATCGGCGAAAACTGGTTCTGGATAGACCTGAATTTCGAAAAATATTTTGCGTTAAGCGGAATTAAATTTTCAGTTTTCATGGAAGTGAACAATCTTCTCGATACAAAAAATTCAGCGATAATAAATCCTGTTACAGGTGAAGCGTATGAATTTGGCGATGATGTTCCAAGCAGCTGGAATGATCCTCGGTTCCCGGATTTGCAGGCTCCGATATCGGCTTATCCATATAATCCGGCGAGATATCTTACGAGAAGAAATATAAAATTTGGCGTGAGTGTAAGATTTTAG
- a CDS encoding LON peptidase substrate-binding domain-containing protein: MANLIPLFPLKLVVFPGSKYPLHIFEPRYKKMINWCLENNSGFGVCSFLNDEISRIGTYVRIDTILRKHENGEMDIIVKGMSRISIIDISIHDDGYHLGNTLDYSDITSAINEKSLSVLKNSFESLISQVDFKLDESFWKSFERTNLKSFKLAEKSGLSLDQQQELITITNENSRIDFLINHLEKLNKEIQEKSVLKKIIAADGYLN; the protein is encoded by the coding sequence ATGGCAAATCTAATTCCCTTATTTCCTTTAAAGCTTGTTGTTTTTCCGGGATCAAAATATCCACTACATATTTTTGAACCGCGATATAAAAAAATGATTAACTGGTGTTTGGAAAATAATTCAGGCTTCGGAGTTTGTTCCTTTCTTAATGATGAGATATCACGAATAGGCACTTACGTAAGAATTGATACTATTCTGCGGAAACATGAAAATGGTGAAATGGATATCATTGTTAAAGGAATGAGTAGAATCAGTATAATCGACATTTCAATTCACGATGATGGTTACCATTTAGGGAACACATTAGACTATAGCGATATAACATCTGCAATAAATGAAAAATCGCTTTCTGTGTTGAAGAATTCTTTTGAAAGTTTGATTTCGCAAGTTGATTTTAAACTCGATGAAAGTTTCTGGAAAAGTTTTGAAAGGACAAACCTTAAGTCATTTAAGCTTGCGGAGAAATCAGGATTAAGTCTTGATCAGCAGCAGGAGCTAATTACAATTACAAATGAAAACTCAAGAATTGACTTTCTGATTAACCACCTTGAAAAACTGAACAAAGAGATCCAGGAAAAAAGTGTTTTAAAGAAAATTATTGCTGCGGATGGTTATTTGAATTGA